CGTGGTGGGTCGCCACGTTTCCGGGAATCGCGATCATGCTGACCGTCCTGGGGTTTAACCTGCTCGGCGACTGGCTCCGCGACGAGCTGGATCCTAATTTGAAGGTGTGACGGGGATGGAAAATCTTCGCAGTATATGGAGCATAAAAGGCTGGCTCGAAGACCGGAACGGCGACGACGTTCCCGACGATGCAAAGGTGCGGTTCGTGCTCGGCCGCGGCAGCGCTTCGCCGATCAGGCGCGGCTTGGTGGAGCTGGCGGGCCGCCTCGGCTTGGAGACGACCGGTTTGACGCTGCCGCTCATCCGGTGGGACGACGAAGCGGAACTGCTGGAGCCGTGCCAAGTATTTATCGGCACCCGGCATAAAGGCTTTTGCAGCGCGGTCATTCCGGATTGGCATGCCTGGCAGGATAAGCGGGACGCGCTGGGGGAAGGGCAAGGACTGATCGCAGTAGTGAAGCTTCAAAACGGCGAAAACGCGACGATCGTAACCGGCAAAGATCAGGAAGGCGTATACAACGCATGCCTGTATCTCGCTTCCTTTGCAGATGAGGAGTCGGCTGGAGGCGGTGATGATCCGGAAGGAGAATGGATCGTTGATGCGCCCGCAGCACGGGAGGCCGATACAAGCGAGACTTATTTGATGGATACAATCGGCGGCAAGCCTGCGTGGGGCGGCTCAATCGGACTCGAGTCGCTTTTCACGGAGGAAGGATTGTTCAAGCGCTGTGAGGATGACCTATCCAATGTGCTTCGGCTCTGCTTTCGGTCCGCGGAGTGGGGAGACGGCGAATCTGCGGCAGCCGCCGATTTGACCGCCCGGATCGCGCTGGAAGCGACGGGACTTCATTTTCCGCTTACAAAGGAATCGGCGGACGGGCAAGGAAACGAATGGCTTGCGATCGATCTGCAGGAGTCGGATTCGCCGGCGTGCGTCCGTTTGGAGCGGCCCGGCGGAAAACTGCGGCTGGTTGTCGAAGGAACGAACATGACGGACACGGTCCAATGGATCGTAAGTCAGCTGTTCGGATCCAACGACCGGCCGCTGGAGCGGACGTGGCGGCAGGCGGCGGCTTTGCTTCGCAATCCAACGCATCCGATGCGCGAGCGGCTTCTTCACGAAATCGCGCTGGAACGAAAGCTTCGGGAATCCGGCGGCGCGAAGGCCGATATTGCGCTCGCGGAACGTTTCGCCCATCCGATCGGACTTTGGCGGAAAATGGTTGACCGAACCGGAGCGGAAGCCGAAATCCAGATCGTGCCGGAGGAACCGGCGTTCATCATGCAGTGGGATGATGCAGGGGAATTCGCGAGGGTAACGGAGCAATTCGCCGGAGTACTCCCTTCCGTCAAGGCCGGCGGCAAGCTTCGCGTGGAAGCCGGCGTAACCTTAAGTCCGGCTTCTCGTGAAAGGCTGTCGGAGGAGCTTCGAAGACTGGCGGCGGAACAGGGCATTACAGCGGAACCGTGCATTCGCAGCGCATGGAAACAAGGTTATTCGTGGATCGAGCAGGAAGTGCTTCCCCTGGTGAAGGCAAATCCCGTCCGTTCCGTTGAAATCCGATTCCGTTCATTCGAAGCGCCTGACGAAAGAAATAGCCTTGAACTAAAGATCCGCTGGCTTCAAGAGCTGTATCCGATCGACGAGGTAATCGGCAGCGAGCTCGGGATCGGCGCAGAACAAGTCGCGTTCGTTATGGATGACCGTCTCTCATGTACGTATAGAGTGATTGTCCGGGATCGCGAAGGGGAAGAAATCCAAGCCTTCGAATTCGAAGCGAAGGCCGGAGAACGGTTATTCCTTCCGGGAATGGAGGAGGAGGGCCGGGTATATCCGCCTGCCGGTTGGCTGCGGATAACGGCCGGTGAGGAGGTTCTATGCGATCGTGCCTTGGATACCGACCCGGAACGGTTTTGGGACTGGTATCAGGGTCCTGTCCTCAGACGGTTGACCGAATGGGTGGAGGGAAAAGGCAGGATCGACGCCCAGCTGTTCGGAAAACTGGACTGCCGGATACGAATGGATACGGAAGAGCGGATCCTGGGGGTCCGGGAGGAAACGTTCTCGGTGCTGGAAGCGCTGCATGAGGACATTTATTTTAACACGCTGGATTATATGAGCGCATTTGGAAAACGAACGGGAAGGGACTGGGAGGCGCCGGGCCAAATTCTGCCCTGGCTGGAATCGGTTTGCGGGGCGGCGCCGGCCGCAAGCGTCGAGGTGTACGATCTTCCGCAGCTGTCCGGGCGGGTCCGCTTGAACGGCCAAGCGGTTGAACCGGCTCCGTGCCCGGCGGATCTGCGGATCGCCGGCATTTTTTTGGCTGGCGATGAAGTTCGTTTTCTTCTCGAAGGGGATCGGCCGGACCTCGCGGAGCTGGAGAAGTGGCTGGGGAGCCTATATCTTTCGGAACGGGGCGAATCGCCGTCCGGAAAATTGCCGGGGGCGGCCGAAATCCCGATGGACCGTGTCATTGACGACCGGGCGCTGCAGTATTTTTATGCGAACATACCGCAATCGCCCGGCGTGTCGGTTCAGCCTCTCGAGGCGTCGTATCAGGGAAGAGAGATTTCCGTCGTGGAAGTGACGCTCCCCGCCGAATCCGGCATCGTATCCAGCCGGAAGCTTTCGCTTTGGAAGCCGACGATTTTCATTAACGCCCGGCATCATGCCAACGAAGTGTCCAGCACAAACGCCGCGCTCAAGCTTATCGGCGATTTGGCCGGGGACGAAAGCTCTCTGCTTAAGCGTTGCAGCATCGTCTTCAGTCCGATGGCGAACCCGGACGGCGTCGCCGCGCATTACGCCATGTTCCGGACAAACCCGCGGTGGAAGCTGCATGCAGCCCGGTATAACGCCGCCGGATTCGAATTTGCGAGACACCGTTTTCGCGATGACACGCCGTACGGCGAA
This genomic window from Paenibacillus humicola contains:
- a CDS encoding M14 family metallopeptidase, which gives rise to MENLRSIWSIKGWLEDRNGDDVPDDAKVRFVLGRGSASPIRRGLVELAGRLGLETTGLTLPLIRWDDEAELLEPCQVFIGTRHKGFCSAVIPDWHAWQDKRDALGEGQGLIAVVKLQNGENATIVTGKDQEGVYNACLYLASFADEESAGGGDDPEGEWIVDAPAAREADTSETYLMDTIGGKPAWGGSIGLESLFTEEGLFKRCEDDLSNVLRLCFRSAEWGDGESAAAADLTARIALEATGLHFPLTKESADGQGNEWLAIDLQESDSPACVRLERPGGKLRLVVEGTNMTDTVQWIVSQLFGSNDRPLERTWRQAAALLRNPTHPMRERLLHEIALERKLRESGGAKADIALAERFAHPIGLWRKMVDRTGAEAEIQIVPEEPAFIMQWDDAGEFARVTEQFAGVLPSVKAGGKLRVEAGVTLSPASRERLSEELRRLAAEQGITAEPCIRSAWKQGYSWIEQEVLPLVKANPVRSVEIRFRSFEAPDERNSLELKIRWLQELYPIDEVIGSELGIGAEQVAFVMDDRLSCTYRVIVRDREGEEIQAFEFEAKAGERLFLPGMEEEGRVYPPAGWLRITAGEEVLCDRALDTDPERFWDWYQGPVLRRLTEWVEGKGRIDAQLFGKLDCRIRMDTEERILGVREETFSVLEALHEDIYFNTLDYMSAFGKRTGRDWEAPGQILPWLESVCGAAPAASVEVYDLPQLSGRVRLNGQAVEPAPCPADLRIAGIFLAGDEVRFLLEGDRPDLAELEKWLGSLYLSERGESPSGKLPGAAEIPMDRVIDDRALQYFYANIPQSPGVSVQPLEASYQGREISVVEVTLPAESGIVSSRKLSLWKPTIFINARHHANEVSSTNAALKLIGDLAGDESSLLKRCSIVFSPMANPDGVAAHYAMFRTNPRWKLHAARYNAAGFEFARHRFRDDTPYGESRIYGKVWKRWAPDVIIDDHGVPSHEWVQPFSGYNSPPRFPVSYWLPNALIYTIVLTLDDTHYPLHAGIRESVLSMLAGSMKAIDGIRSGNEYWLERNRKWGNRWLPERFPLEIEDGLITYRLKGSPGPDSCNPGERYSSLVSLDLITEAADETADGAYLEECARAHYELDLAVVRWLAAFRQPVHRKRTAAGSGTVVSLSRPRPIQM